A genomic segment from Malus domestica chromosome 05, GDT2T_hap1 encodes:
- the LOC139196599 gene encoding stigma-specific STIG1-like protein 3, translating into MKAFKVFLLLAMLMALAITLSATPDQEESFLDEDNNDTDDATKSMQSEKTTSLTGRSRFLASRAAVPTCDKYPRVCRATGSAGRDCCKKKCVDTNTDRVNCGKCGKKCKYGETCCKGKCVNPRSDKKNCGSCNKKCKKGSSCVYGMCSYA; encoded by the coding sequence ATGAAAGCCTTCAAGGTTTTTCTTCTGCTTGCCATGCTAATGGCTTTAGCCATTACTCTCTCCGCAACACCGGACCAAGAAGAATCGTTCTTGGACGAGGATAATAATGATACAGATGATGCAACCAAAAGCATGCAGTCAGAAAAAACTACTTCTCTTACCGGAAGAAGCCGCTTCCTTGCCTCTCGGGCCGCTGTGCCCACATGCGACAAATACCCTAGAGTTTGTCGGGCGACGGGCAGCGCAGGGCGAGATTGCTGCAAGAAGAAATGCGTGGATACGAACACAGACAGAGTAAACTGTGGCAAGTGCGGGAAGAAATGCAAGTACGGGGAGACATGCTGCAAAGGCAAGTGTGTGAACCCTAGGTCTGACAAGAAAAATTGTGGGAGCTGCAACAAAAAGTGCAAGAAAGGCAGTTCATGTGTCTATGGGATGTGCAGCTACGCATGA
- the LOC139196298 gene encoding stigma-specific STIG1-like protein 1: MALAITLSATPDQEESFLDEDNNDTDDATKSMQSEKTTSLIGRSRFLASRAAVPTCDKYPRVCRATGSAGRDCCKKKCVDTNTDRVNCGKCGKKCKYGETCCKGKCVNPRSDKKNCGSCNNKCKKGSSCVYGMCSYA; encoded by the coding sequence ATGGCTTTAGCCATTACTCTCTCCGCAACACCGGACCAAGAAGAATCGTTCTTGGACGAGGATAATAATGATACAGATGATGCAACCAAAAGCATGCAGTCAGAAAAAACTACTTCTCTTATCGGAAGAAGCCGCTTCCTTGCCTCTCGGGCCGCTGTGCCCACATGCGACAAATACCCTAGAGTTTGTCGGGCGACGGGCAGCGCAGGGCGAGATTGCTGCAAGAAGAAATGCGTGGATACGAACACAGACAGAGTAAACTGTGGCAAGTGCGGGAAGAAATGCAAGTACGGGGAGACATGCTGCAAAGGCAAGTGTGTGAACCCTAGGTCTGACAAGAAAAATTGTGGGAGCTGCAACAACAAGTGCAAGAAAGGCAGTTCATGTGTCTATGGGATGTGCAGCTACGCATGA